The following DNA comes from Micromonospora chokoriensis.
TGGCGGAGAAGAAGGCAGCCGACGCGAGGCGGAAGCGCAACGCGTGGGCCAGTGGCCTCGTCGCGGTCGTCGTGGCCGGAGGTTTGATCGGCCTCTTCGTGGCGATCGGCGGGGGCGACGACAAGCCCAAGAACCAGGCCGACGCGACCCCGTCCGCCTCCGCTCCGGCCCCCGACGCGCCCGGCGCTCCCCCCGCCCCGCAGCTCCCCGAGGGGGCCGACCCGGCGTTGGGCACCAAGCCGACAGTGACGCCGGGCACGGGTGACCTCAAGAAACTCACTGTCACCCCGTTGATCAAGGGCACTGGCCCGGCCGTGCAGAAGGGCCAGAACATCACCACCAACTACGTGGGGGTGTTCTACAAGGACGGCAAGGAGTTCGACTCGTCCTGGAAGGCCGGGCAGCCGGCCACCTTCCCGATCGGCGTCGGTCAGGTCATCCCCGGTTGGGACCAGGGTCTGGTCGGCGTGAACGTGGGCAGCCGGGTGCAGCTCGACATCCCGGGCGAGCTGGCGTACGGCAACGACGAGGCGAACGCCGGCGGACGCCCGACCGGCCCGCTGCGCTTCGTGGTGGACATTCTCGCCGCCCAGTAATCCGACCGAATCGCCCCGGTTGTCCGCTGGTCGCGATGGAGTTGTTCACATGGGGCTTCCGGCCCGTCACCCACCGGCAGTAGGTTCGGCGTCACCCCGGGCGGTTCGCCGCCCGGGGTGATCATCCGTAACCGGGACGCGGAGGTGCGTGTGACGGCGTTGGACGAGGCTGGGCGGACGGCCCGCGTGATGTGGGCGTACTTCGAGCCGGTGCACGCGGTCACCTACCTCCATCCACGGGCCCGCGCCGCGTACGAGGCGGTCGGGTTGCGCGGCTACTGGCGAGGCTACTTCGCCGGCCGCGCCGCGCCGCTGGGCGCGACCGAGGCGGCACCGGTGGTCGCCGCCTTCTTCAACTTCGCGCCGCCGATGGTGGCCCGGGCGCTGCCGGCGGTGTGGCGGCTGGCCACCCCACAGGAGGCGCTCCGCGCCCGCCTGACCGGCGCGGTGCAGGCGCTCGCCGAGCTGACCTACGAGCTGCCGGAGGCGCACCTGGCCGAGGCCGCCGACCTGCTGGAGCGGGCCGCCTCGGCGGTGGAGACCGGCGGCCGGGTGCTGGGCGCGGCCAACGCGGCGCTGCCGGTCGGGGAGTACCCGCTGGCCCGGCTCTGGCAGGCCGCCACGACGCTGCGCGAACACCGGGGGGACGGGCACGTGGCGGCGCTGGTGGCCGCCGGGCTGGACCCGGTCGAGACGTTGGCCGGACGGGTCGCGCTGGATGGTTCACCCCCGCAGTACCTGTTGGGCCGGGGCTGGTCCGAGGAGCAGTGGAAGGCCGCCCGCGAGCGGCTCGCACAGCGGGGCTGGCTGACCGGGGACGGCGCGGCCACCGACCACGCCCGGGCCGGGTTCCAGGCCGTCGAGGACGCCACCGACCGGGCCGCCGCGCACCCGTGGCAGGCGCTCGGCCCGGACGACGCGGATCGGCTCCGGGAGCTGTTGGAGCCGATCGCCAGGTCCGGCCACACGCTGCTCCCCGAGGGCAGCCCGCTCGGCCTGCCCGCGCTGCCCGGCTGACCGGGCGCCCACCGGTCGGGCAGGATGGTGCCGTGACGGATGCGGTGGTCTTCGACCTGGACGGCGTGATCGTGGATTCCGAGCCGGTGTGGGAGGAGGTCCGCCGGGCGTACGTGGCGGCGCACGGCGGGACGTGGCAGCCGGACACGCAACGTCGCCTGATGGGGATGAGCACCGGCGAGTGGGCCCACTACCTCAGCGGTGAGCTGGGCGTGGACCGCACCGCCGAGCAGGTCGCCGCCGAGGTCGTCGAGGAGATGACCCGGCGTTACCGGGACCACGTACCCCTCATCGACGGTGCCGACCTGGTCGTCCGAGGGCTGACCGGGCGCTGGCCGCTGGGGTTGGCCAGCTCGTCGCCGACCCGGCTGATCGAGGCGGCGCTGGCCGCCACCGGCCTGACCGACGCGTTCGGCGCGACCCTCTCCACCGAGCAGACCGAGCGGGGCAAGCCCGCGCCGGACGTGTACCTGAGCGTCGCGGAACGCCTCGGCGTCGACCCGGCCCGCTGCGTGGCGGTGGAGGACTCGTCCAACGGGGTTCGCTCGGCGGCTGCGGCGGGCATGCGGGTGGTGGCGGTGCCCCATGGTTCGTACCCTCTCGACCCGGACGCCGCCCGGCTGGCCACCGTGACGCTGGGCGCGATCGGTGAGCTGACCCCGGAGCTGGTGGACGGCCTGGGTTGACCGGGGCCGGGCGGGGTAGAGACCACGAATGAAGGCCATCGTGTACGAGCGCACCGGCGACCCCTCGGTGCTGGAGCTGGTCGACCGGCCGGTGCCGGAGCCGGGCGCGGGCGAGGTGCTGGTCCGGATGGCGGTCTCCGGGGTCAATCCGACGGACTGGAAGTCCCGCCGCAGCTCCGCGCCGGACGGGTGGCAGATTCCCGGGCAGGACGGCGCGGGGGTGGTGGAGGCCGTCGGCGAGGGGGTCGACCCCGATCTGATCGGTGAGCGCGTCTGGATCTGGGAGGCGGCCTGGCAGCGGCCGTGGGGCACCTCGGCGGAGTACACGCTGGTGCCGGTCCGGCAGGCGGTACGCCTCGGTGACGCCCCGTTCGAGCTGGGGGCGGCCCTGGGCATCCCGTTCCTCACCGCGCACCGCTGTCTGACCGCCGGCGAGTTCATGCCGGACACGCTGCGCGCCGGGGCGTTGGCGGACCACACGGTGCTGGTGCAGGGCGGGGCGGGCGCGGTCGGCAACGCCGCTGTCCAGCTCGCCCGCTGGGCCGACGCCACTGTCGTCGCGACGGTGAGCAGCGCGGAGAAGGCGCAGCTCGCGGCGGCGGCCGGCGCCTCCCACGTGATCAACTACCGGGAGCAGGACGTGGTCGAGGAGGTCCGCCGGATCGCCCCCGACGGGGTGCACACGATCGTGGAGGTCGCCCCGGCCCGGAACGCGGCGGTGGACGTGCAGGTGCTGCGGCACGGCGGGGCGGTCTGCGTGTACGCGGACGACGGGGGCGCCGACCTGACGATCCCGGTCCGTCCACTGATGGTGCCGAACGCGCGTTGGCAGTTCGTGCTGGTCTACACGGAGCCGAAGGCGGCCAAGGCGCAGGGTGTCAAGGACGTGGCGGCGGCGGCCGGCCAGGGCGCGCTGCGGGTCGGCGCGGAGGCCGGCCTGCCTCTGCACCACTACCCGCTGGCCGAGACGTCAGCAGCGCACCAGGCGGTGGAGGACGCGACGGTGGGCAAGGTCCTGGTGCGGACGAGCGACGCCTGATCGGGTCGCGGACCACCCGATTTCGCCGTCATCAGGACAGAGGCGAAGAACTTTCGCAACAATGACGGTGCGGGTCATCCGCGTGGAACGGGCGGCCCCGGCGCGGTGCGAACGCCGGGGCCGCCCTCCCGGGGAGGGATTGTGTTTCAGGAGTTACCCCTGCCCCAACAGGCGACAGTGCCGGGGAAAACGTTACGGGGCTGTCAGCTCCCGGACAGTCAGCTCACCCTCGGCGTACCGCGAACGGACGACCTTCTTGTCGAACTTGCCCACGCTCGTCTTGGGCACCGCGTCGATGAACGCCCAGCGCTCGGGCAGTTGCCAACGCGCCACCGAGTCGGCCAGGAAGTCCCGCAACTCCTCGGCGGTCACCGAGGCGCCCTCCCGCACCACCACGGTGGCCAGCGGTCGCTCGTCCCACCGCTCGTCCGGCACGCCCACCACGCACGCCTCCAACACCGCCGGGTGGGCCATCAGGGCATTCTCCAACTCCACCGAGGAGATCCACTCACCCCCGGACTTGATCACGTCCTTGGCGCGGTCGGTCAGCGTGATGTAGCCGTCCGGTGAGAGGGAGCCGACGTCCCCGGTACGCAGCCAGCCGTCGCGGAACTTCTCCTCGTCCGGGGCTTCGTCACCGACGTACCGTGCGGTCACCCACGGCCCCCGGACCTCCAACTCGCCCACGGCCGTGCCGTCGGCGGGCAGCGGCTCGCCCGACGGCCCGACGATCCGCGCCTGCACGCCCGCCGGCACCCGCCCCTGCGTGTAGCGGTACCGCCACGCCTGCTCCCCGGAGACCCCGGCGGGTGGACGTGAGACGGAGCCCAACGGGGACATCTCGGTCATGCCCCAGGCGTGGATGACGTCGATCCCGTGTCGCTCGTCGAACGCGTGCATCAACGCCGGCGGGCAGGCCGAGCCGCCGACGATCACCTCGGTGAGCGAGGACGTGTCCACCTCGTGGCCGTCCAGGTAGGCCAGCAGATCCGTCCAGATGGTCGGCACCGCGCCGGCCAGGGTGGGCCGCTCGGTGGCGATCATCTCGGCGATCGGCGCGGCCTGGAGGAACCGGTCCGGCATGATCAGCGACGCGCCGGAGAGGAAGGCCGCGTACGGCAGACCCCAGGACATGGCGTGGAACATCGGCACGATCGCCAGCTCCCGGTCGGTCGGCCCGAGACCGAAGCCCTCCGGCATGCAGACCTGCAACGAGTGCAGGTAGATCGAGCGGTGCGAGTAGGCCACACCCTTCGGGTTGCCGGTGGTGCCCGAGGTGTAGCAGAGCGCGGCGGCGTCGCGCTCGTCCACCTCCGGCCAGTCGTACACCTCGGGCCGGTCGGCGAGCAGCGCGTCCCAGTGGTGCACGGTGATCCGGTCGCCGGCCGCCGCCACCAGCGGCGCCGGGTCACCACCACCGACCACGACGACGTGCCGCACCGTGCTCAGCTCGCCGATCACCCGGGCCAGCAGCGGGATGAGCGTGGTGTCGACGAGCACCACCCGGTCCTCGGCGTGGTTGGCGATGTAGACGACCTGGTCGGGAAAGAGCCTGATGTTGAGCGTGTGCAGCACCGCGCCCATGCTCGGCACCGCGAAGTAGGCGACCAGGTGCTCGTTGTTGTTCCACATGAAGGTCGCGACCCGCTCGTCACCGGTCACGCCGCACTCGTCGCGCAGCGCGTGCGCCAGCCGGGCGGCGGCGCGGCCCACCTCGGCGTACGTCATCCGACGGGGTTCGGCACCGGTCCAGGTCACCACCTCGGCCGTGCCGTGCACCCCCGCGCCGTGCTCGAGGATCCGGGAGACCTGGAGAGGGGCGTCCATCATCGTGCTACGCATGGGTAACAAGCTAGTGTCGCCGGTCACACGTTGGGAACCCCCGTAAGTTGTCGCAGGTGAGCATCTCCTGGGCCGACTCGTACGTGGGGCAGTTACGCGCAATCGCCGGGGACCGGACGCTGATGTTCGTCGGCGCTCGTGCCGTGGTCAACGACAACGCCGGGCGCATCCTGCTGATCCAGCGCTCGGACAACGGCCAGTGGGCCATGCCGGCCGGCGCAATGGAACTGGGCGAGTCGATCGCCGACTGCGCCGTCCGGGAGGTCCGCGAGGAGACCGGGCTGCGCGCGTTGCGGGTCTGCGCGTTCGCCCTCTACACCGGCCCGGACCGGACCAGCACCAACATGTACGGGCACACGTACCAGGTCTTCACGACGGCGTTCAAGGTGGAGGAGTGGGACGGACAACTGGCCCGGGTCACCGACGAGACCACCGACGCGGGCTTCTTCGCCCGGGACCGGTTCCCCGCCCCGCTCTCCACCTCGGTAGCGGAGACCCTGGCCGACCTGGACGTCTTCGAGCAGACGAACCGGCTCATCCTGAAGTAGGTCGGCCCGGGTCGGGTCGCGTCACTGCGGGTGGCGCAGCCCGGCGAAGAACCCCTCCTGGATCCAGCCGCCAGCCGGCTGATCGTCATCGGCGGTGACCGCTTCCTCGCCGACCACGTCAGCACCACCACCGCCGACCCCGACACCGACGCGACAGCCGCCCGGGA
Coding sequences within:
- a CDS encoding SCO6745 family protein yields the protein MWAYFEPVHAVTYLHPRARAAYEAVGLRGYWRGYFAGRAAPLGATEAAPVVAAFFNFAPPMVARALPAVWRLATPQEALRARLTGAVQALAELTYELPEAHLAEAADLLERAASAVETGGRVLGAANAALPVGEYPLARLWQAATTLREHRGDGHVAALVAAGLDPVETLAGRVALDGSPPQYLLGRGWSEEQWKAARERLAQRGWLTGDGAATDHARAGFQAVEDATDRAAAHPWQALGPDDADRLRELLEPIARSGHTLLPEGSPLGLPALPG
- a CDS encoding NADPH:quinone reductase; amino-acid sequence: MKAIVYERTGDPSVLELVDRPVPEPGAGEVLVRMAVSGVNPTDWKSRRSSAPDGWQIPGQDGAGVVEAVGEGVDPDLIGERVWIWEAAWQRPWGTSAEYTLVPVRQAVRLGDAPFELGAALGIPFLTAHRCLTAGEFMPDTLRAGALADHTVLVQGGAGAVGNAAVQLARWADATVVATVSSAEKAQLAAAAGASHVINYREQDVVEEVRRIAPDGVHTIVEVAPARNAAVDVQVLRHGGAVCVYADDGGADLTIPVRPLMVPNARWQFVLVYTEPKAAKAQGVKDVAAAAGQGALRVGAEAGLPLHHYPLAETSAAHQAVEDATVGKVLVRTSDA
- a CDS encoding FKBP-type peptidyl-prolyl cis-trans isomerase; translated protein: MSERTQQKGPDQSPATKSGRRLAAQLAEKKAADARRKRNAWASGLVAVVVAGGLIGLFVAIGGGDDKPKNQADATPSASAPAPDAPGAPPAPQLPEGADPALGTKPTVTPGTGDLKKLTVTPLIKGTGPAVQKGQNITTNYVGVFYKDGKEFDSSWKAGQPATFPIGVGQVIPGWDQGLVGVNVGSRVQLDIPGELAYGNDEANAGGRPTGPLRFVVDILAAQ
- a CDS encoding NUDIX domain-containing protein, which gives rise to MSISWADSYVGQLRAIAGDRTLMFVGARAVVNDNAGRILLIQRSDNGQWAMPAGAMELGESIADCAVREVREETGLRALRVCAFALYTGPDRTSTNMYGHTYQVFTTAFKVEEWDGQLARVTDETTDAGFFARDRFPAPLSTSVAETLADLDVFEQTNRLILK
- a CDS encoding fatty acid--CoA ligase — its product is MDAPLQVSRILEHGAGVHGTAEVVTWTGAEPRRMTYAEVGRAAARLAHALRDECGVTGDERVATFMWNNNEHLVAYFAVPSMGAVLHTLNIRLFPDQVVYIANHAEDRVVLVDTTLIPLLARVIGELSTVRHVVVVGGGDPAPLVAAAGDRITVHHWDALLADRPEVYDWPEVDERDAAALCYTSGTTGNPKGVAYSHRSIYLHSLQVCMPEGFGLGPTDRELAIVPMFHAMSWGLPYAAFLSGASLIMPDRFLQAAPIAEMIATERPTLAGAVPTIWTDLLAYLDGHEVDTSSLTEVIVGGSACPPALMHAFDERHGIDVIHAWGMTEMSPLGSVSRPPAGVSGEQAWRYRYTQGRVPAGVQARIVGPSGEPLPADGTAVGELEVRGPWVTARYVGDEAPDEEKFRDGWLRTGDVGSLSPDGYITLTDRAKDVIKSGGEWISSVELENALMAHPAVLEACVVGVPDERWDERPLATVVVREGASVTAEELRDFLADSVARWQLPERWAFIDAVPKTSVGKFDKKVVRSRYAEGELTVRELTAP
- a CDS encoding HAD family hydrolase, which gives rise to MTGRPPVGQDGAVTDAVVFDLDGVIVDSEPVWEEVRRAYVAAHGGTWQPDTQRRLMGMSTGEWAHYLSGELGVDRTAEQVAAEVVEEMTRRYRDHVPLIDGADLVVRGLTGRWPLGLASSSPTRLIEAALAATGLTDAFGATLSTEQTERGKPAPDVYLSVAERLGVDPARCVAVEDSSNGVRSAAAAGMRVVAVPHGSYPLDPDAARLATVTLGAIGELTPELVDGLG